The following proteins are encoded in a genomic region of Spirosoma sp. SC4-14:
- a CDS encoding DUF4397 domain-containing protein: MKYLLKSILFFSAGLLLFACGDKANFLNSVAPATGARVKFYHVAPDVAGIDIYVNDQKFSGVNTVPPATSLPLSYTNSFPNLDYAVLTPGTAKVKIVAPASTTASSDLTLATTDLTTQDNTYYSVFLYGTAPTYSSLVLTDNLTATDASKAYVRLINLVSGADASATYDLAVNGTVIVSGIAPLKSTAAFVPIPTIAYGATAVPVQLRLTGTTTVVGVTTLQPYAGRFYTYIARGIVGGTGTKAVNLTGSTNR, encoded by the coding sequence ATGAAATACCTCTTAAAATCGATACTTTTTTTCAGTGCTGGTCTGCTGCTGTTTGCCTGTGGCGACAAAGCCAACTTCCTCAATTCGGTAGCCCCGGCAACCGGCGCACGGGTGAAGTTTTACCATGTCGCTCCCGATGTGGCGGGCATCGATATCTATGTAAACGACCAGAAATTTTCGGGCGTCAACACAGTTCCTCCAGCCACTTCGCTCCCGCTGAGCTATACCAATTCGTTTCCTAATCTGGATTATGCCGTATTAACCCCCGGTACTGCAAAAGTCAAAATTGTAGCTCCGGCCAGCACTACGGCCAGTTCAGACCTAACATTGGCGACAACCGACCTAACCACACAGGACAATACCTATTATTCGGTTTTCCTGTATGGAACCGCACCGACCTACAGCAGTCTGGTGCTGACCGATAACCTGACCGCTACCGATGCCAGCAAAGCGTATGTTCGTCTGATCAATCTGGTGTCGGGAGCCGATGCCAGTGCCACCTACGACCTGGCCGTCAATGGTACGGTAATTGTCAGTGGCATTGCCCCCTTAAAGAGCACAGCAGCTTTTGTGCCCATTCCAACTATAGCCTATGGCGCAACGGCCGTGCCGGTTCAGCTCCGGCTTACCGGAACCACAACCGTTGTTGGTGTCACAACTCTCCAGCCCTATGCGGGTCGGTTCTATACCTACATTGCCAGAGGTATTGTTGGCGGAACAGGCACTAAAGCAGTGAACCTGACCGGTTCTACCAACCGATAA
- a CDS encoding BamA/TamA family outer membrane protein — protein MLTVYLLLTALIAPPDSAIKPFSIFPLPILYYTPETRFAYGVAASATFRFKRDYALINKANQQLRPAGSAPDKPRPSNVMLLAAYTQNRQILLFLPFQVFYDQNMYYVYGEAGYYRYNYNFFGVGQHEVPRENYEVNFPRIRLNALRRIQPHLYAGLRYEFENYQIVSVEPGGLLASGTVPGGQGGRLAGAGLGLFYDTRDNVFYPSKGLVADFSYLGHGQGIGSDFCYNRYVADVSFYQKLGSRAIAAFNYVVSITGGIAPFNGMSLLGGTKRMRGYYEGRFRDQNMTLFQTELRVHIWKRLTGVVFGSAGMLGDAEKLFRADAIKTAYGAGLRVRINNEGLNIRADYGFGHKSSGLYLTIGEAF, from the coding sequence ATGCTCACCGTGTACCTCTTACTTACGGCTTTAATCGCCCCTCCCGATTCTGCCATAAAACCGTTCAGCATTTTCCCACTCCCAATTCTTTACTATACGCCCGAAACACGCTTTGCCTATGGTGTGGCGGCATCGGCAACCTTTCGATTTAAGCGAGATTATGCCCTCATCAACAAGGCTAACCAGCAGTTGCGCCCTGCCGGTTCAGCGCCCGACAAGCCGCGCCCATCAAACGTAATGCTTCTGGCAGCATACACGCAAAACCGCCAAATTCTGCTGTTTCTGCCCTTTCAGGTCTTCTACGACCAAAATATGTACTATGTCTACGGCGAAGCTGGCTATTATCGTTACAACTATAATTTTTTTGGCGTTGGCCAGCACGAAGTTCCGCGCGAAAACTACGAAGTCAATTTTCCGCGTATCCGTCTGAATGCCCTACGCCGAATACAACCTCACCTCTATGCAGGCTTACGCTATGAATTTGAAAACTACCAGATTGTATCTGTCGAGCCGGGCGGACTTCTGGCCAGCGGCACCGTACCGGGCGGGCAGGGCGGACGCCTGGCAGGTGCTGGGCTGGGTTTGTTTTACGACACACGAGACAATGTGTTTTATCCATCCAAAGGCCTTGTAGCCGATTTTTCGTACCTGGGTCATGGTCAGGGAATTGGCAGCGATTTTTGTTATAACCGCTATGTTGCCGATGTATCCTTTTATCAAAAATTGGGTAGTCGGGCAATCGCGGCTTTCAATTATGTCGTAAGTATTACGGGAGGAATCGCTCCTTTTAATGGCATGTCATTATTGGGCGGTACCAAACGAATGCGAGGGTATTATGAAGGCCGCTTTCGAGATCAGAATATGACCCTCTTTCAGACAGAACTACGCGTTCATATCTGGAAACGACTGACAGGCGTTGTCTTCGGGTCGGCAGGAATGCTCGGAGATGCCGAAAAGCTATTTCGAGCCGATGCTATTAAAACGGCGTATGGGGCAGGGCTGCGGGTTCGGATTAATAACGAAGGGTTGAACATTCGGGCCGATTATGGGTTTGGCCACAAGTCGTCAGGGCTTTACTTAACCATTGGAGAAGCTTTTTAG
- a CDS encoding TIGR04283 family arsenosugar biosynthesis glycosyltransferase, translating to MTLSVIIPTVNEAENIGRLVHDLQLYGQQKLADLIVVDGGSTDQTVERASHAGARVVIAPCSGRANQMNYGASLATGDILYFVHADVRVHPDFVHDILQAVSAGYEAGCYRFRFASSHPLLRLNSYGTRFAGLMSRGGDQTLFITRLLFDRLDGFRERYVVMEDFDMIVRIRKIASFCIIPKDVIVSARKYEANSWLRVQIANLTAFSMFFMDIPPVRIARTYKRMLKNS from the coding sequence ATGACGCTCAGTGTTATTATTCCAACAGTAAACGAAGCCGAAAACATTGGTCGGTTAGTGCACGACCTACAGCTATATGGACAGCAGAAATTGGCCGATCTTATTGTTGTAGATGGAGGAAGCACCGACCAAACCGTTGAGCGTGCCAGCCACGCCGGGGCTCGGGTTGTGATCGCTCCCTGCTCGGGGCGAGCCAATCAGATGAATTACGGCGCAAGCCTTGCCACCGGCGATATACTCTATTTTGTCCATGCCGATGTTCGGGTTCACCCCGACTTTGTGCATGACATTTTGCAGGCCGTTAGTGCTGGTTATGAAGCCGGGTGTTACCGGTTCAGGTTTGCCTCCTCTCATCCGCTTCTGCGCCTGAACAGCTACGGAACCCGTTTTGCCGGGCTAATGAGTCGGGGAGGAGATCAGACACTGTTCATTACCCGATTGCTGTTTGATCGGCTCGACGGATTTCGGGAGCGTTATGTTGTGATGGAAGACTTCGATATGATTGTTCGTATCCGAAAAATTGCCAGTTTCTGCATTATTCCTAAAGACGTTATTGTATCGGCCCGCAAGTACGAAGCCAACAGTTGGCTCCGTGTACAGATTGCCAACCTGACTGCTTTTTCGATGTTTTTCATGGATATTCCTCCCGTACGGATTGCCAGGACTTACAAACGCATGTTGAAGAATAGTTAA
- a CDS encoding NAD-dependent epimerase/dehydratase family protein: protein MKTVLLTGANGFLGGHLCRELLYRNYAVRAYVRPGSNRQVLNGLPIDIWEGDLRDLANVRAATYGCDYVIHAAALAQVNPARSAAVVDTNISGTAAVLAAAVQGHIDRLVFVGTANVFGFGPKDHPGNETFPYMGQRYGLDYMDSKRAATNLVMEAIRADELPAVLVHPTFMIGPLDYKITSNALLLALYRRQVAGIPAGGKNYVHVADVAKATVNALTMGTVGESYILGNENLSYNEFFTLVSEVVTIQKPTFSIPPVLATFIGHLSEWQSRFLSRPGLLNSAMAMVANDGHYFTVSKAIHALNLPQTPIRMAVKQAFDWFEQHNYLKRTN, encoded by the coding sequence ATGAAAACAGTATTACTGACAGGTGCGAATGGCTTTTTGGGAGGTCATCTTTGCCGGGAGTTACTGTACCGCAATTATGCCGTAAGAGCGTATGTGCGTCCGGGCAGTAACCGACAAGTTCTGAACGGCCTGCCCATCGACATTTGGGAAGGCGACCTTCGGGATCTGGCGAATGTGCGGGCCGCAACCTATGGTTGCGATTATGTGATCCATGCGGCAGCACTGGCTCAGGTCAATCCGGCTCGTTCGGCCGCCGTTGTCGATACCAACATCAGCGGTACGGCGGCTGTTTTAGCCGCTGCTGTTCAGGGCCATATTGACCGGTTAGTATTTGTTGGCACTGCCAATGTATTTGGGTTTGGTCCTAAAGACCATCCGGGCAATGAAACATTTCCCTATATGGGCCAACGCTATGGACTCGACTACATGGACAGTAAACGGGCTGCTACCAACCTTGTTATGGAAGCTATTCGCGCCGATGAGTTACCCGCAGTGCTGGTCCACCCAACGTTTATGATTGGTCCGCTCGATTACAAAATAACTTCCAACGCCTTGTTGCTGGCTCTGTATCGGCGGCAGGTAGCTGGCATTCCGGCAGGTGGTAAAAACTATGTCCACGTTGCCGATGTAGCCAAGGCAACTGTCAATGCCTTAACCATGGGTACTGTGGGTGAATCCTATATACTGGGCAACGAAAACCTGAGTTATAATGAATTCTTTACGCTTGTATCGGAGGTTGTAACGATTCAGAAACCAACCTTCTCAATTCCGCCCGTTTTGGCTACATTTATTGGGCATCTGAGTGAGTGGCAAAGCCGATTTCTGAGTCGCCCAGGTCTGCTCAATTCGGCTATGGCTATGGTGGCCAACGATGGGCATTATTTTACTGTTTCGAAAGCAATTCATGCACTCAACTTACCTCAAACACCGATTCGTATGGCCGTTAAACAGGCTTTTGACTGGTTTGAACAGCACAATTACCTCAAGCGTACGAACTGA
- a CDS encoding SDR family oxidoreductase, producing the protein MPPATVIGIEQKKQQRSPSSPRKFFAGKVAIVTGSESGIGRATARELCRQGASVVLNGLHLDRLEHTRIEFEQAGYSVVSCLADITDYTQSERLVATAIQAYGRIDILITNASISMRAYFADLAPEVFQRVLDSNVYGAVFPLKAALPYLTESAGSVTFISSISALNGMPSGSAYCAGKAALANLAHTLRLELHTTGIHFGVIHIGFTENDPDKRVLNATGQPVPIAYRNPRWQMTQTEVAQALLGHIRRRRQSTILSPAGNLNYLMNRYFPRLADRIVLWTMKHWARYYE; encoded by the coding sequence TTGCCTCCAGCAACCGTTATTGGGATCGAACAGAAAAAACAGCAACGGAGTCCTTCATCTCCCAGAAAATTTTTCGCAGGCAAAGTAGCCATTGTAACCGGTTCGGAGTCTGGCATTGGCCGCGCTACGGCTCGCGAACTGTGTCGGCAGGGAGCGTCGGTGGTGCTGAACGGGCTTCATCTCGACCGGCTGGAGCACACCCGAATCGAATTCGAACAGGCCGGCTATTCTGTAGTCAGTTGTCTGGCCGATATTACTGATTATACCCAATCGGAACGCTTAGTGGCAACAGCCATCCAGGCATACGGCCGAATTGACATTCTTATTACCAACGCCAGTATTTCCATGCGGGCCTATTTTGCCGATCTTGCTCCCGAAGTCTTTCAACGGGTACTGGACAGCAATGTCTATGGTGCCGTTTTTCCACTTAAAGCCGCCCTACCCTATCTGACCGAATCGGCCGGTAGCGTTACGTTCATTTCAAGCATTTCGGCGCTAAATGGTATGCCCAGCGGCTCCGCCTATTGTGCAGGCAAAGCGGCACTGGCCAACTTAGCTCATACACTTCGACTCGAACTCCATACGACCGGTATCCATTTTGGGGTTATTCATATTGGTTTTACCGAAAATGATCCCGACAAACGAGTGCTGAATGCTACTGGCCAGCCTGTACCTATAGCCTATCGAAATCCGCGCTGGCAAATGACGCAGACAGAAGTAGCACAGGCCCTGTTAGGGCATATCCGTCGCCGTCGCCAGAGTACGATTCTGTCGCCGGCAGGTAATCTCAATTATTTAATGAATCGGTATTTTCCGCGTTTGGCCGATCGCATTGTGCTCTGGACAATGAAACATTGGGCACGTTACTACGAATAG
- a CDS encoding GNAT family N-acetyltransferase, whose amino-acid sequence MITPEIVNDQYIVQVANENHLRLAETICHEMEESAKARGTGIAKRSPIYVMEKMLEGKAIIALTLSGDWVGFCYIETWEHGKFVANSGLIVHPDHRKSGIATRIKAKAFELSRKMFPDAKIIGITTSLAVMKINSDLGYHPVTLSELPGDEAFWKGCSSCTNFDILTRTNRKHCLCTGMLYDPEEHKKEEKTEKWNFLKESKLYERWMRIKERILLRLKPTDRSRTRPRKANPELESVA is encoded by the coding sequence ATGATTACGCCCGAAATAGTAAACGATCAATACATTGTTCAGGTTGCCAACGAAAATCATTTGCGGTTGGCCGAAACAATTTGCCATGAAATGGAAGAGAGTGCGAAAGCACGAGGCACAGGCATTGCCAAACGCTCGCCCATCTATGTCATGGAAAAAATGCTCGAAGGCAAAGCCATTATTGCCCTGACGCTTTCCGGCGATTGGGTTGGGTTTTGTTATATCGAAACATGGGAGCACGGCAAGTTTGTCGCTAACTCTGGTCTTATCGTTCATCCCGATCATCGGAAAAGCGGTATTGCTACTCGTATTAAAGCCAAAGCATTCGAACTTTCGCGGAAAATGTTTCCCGATGCGAAAATCATTGGCATAACCACGAGCCTGGCCGTTATGAAAATAAATTCCGATCTGGGATATCATCCGGTCACTCTCAGCGAGCTGCCTGGCGATGAGGCCTTCTGGAAAGGTTGTTCGAGTTGTACTAACTTCGATATTCTGACGCGCACGAACCGTAAGCACTGCCTCTGTACGGGTATGCTTTATGATCCGGAAGAACATAAAAAAGAAGAAAAAACAGAGAAGTGGAATTTTCTGAAAGAATCGAAATTATATGAACGCTGGATGCGGATTAAGGAACGTATCCTTTTGCGCCTGAAACCTACTGACCGTTCGCGTACGCGCCCACGTAAGGCAAACCCCGAGCTGGAATCAGTAGCATAA
- a CDS encoding ion transporter, with amino-acid sequence MLQLRKSLYRILEISAGKRRGISFIFNLVLISIITLNAIAIVLHTVPEYNQRFARLFYDFELFSVIFFTIEYILRLWVCVENDKYRHWFWGRVRYMVSGSALIDFLAIFPFYFSLFATDLAIVRILRLFRIFRLFRISRYSHAFRLIQSVVAEKKEELVLSTILVIFMLIIVSSVMYYVEHPAQPDKFSSIPATMWWGVSAMTTVGYGDIHPITPLGKLLGGIAAIMGIGLFALPTGILVSGFNEHIRVQKKPKITYCPHCGKEISASPN; translated from the coding sequence ATGTTACAACTTCGCAAATCGCTCTACCGCATTCTTGAGATTTCGGCAGGAAAACGCCGGGGTATAAGTTTTATTTTCAATTTAGTGCTTATTAGCATTATTACGCTCAATGCCATTGCTATTGTGCTCCATACCGTGCCAGAGTATAATCAACGATTTGCGCGGTTGTTCTACGATTTCGAGCTCTTTTCCGTCATATTCTTCACAATCGAATATATACTCCGGCTATGGGTTTGTGTTGAAAATGACAAATACCGGCACTGGTTCTGGGGACGGGTTCGGTATATGGTTTCGGGCTCGGCGTTGATCGATTTTCTGGCCATTTTTCCTTTCTATTTCTCGCTGTTTGCCACCGATCTGGCCATTGTTCGGATTCTGCGACTATTCCGAATTTTCCGTCTGTTCCGAATTTCGCGCTATTCGCACGCGTTCCGCCTGATCCAGAGCGTGGTCGCCGAAAAAAAAGAAGAACTCGTTCTCAGCACAATACTGGTCATTTTTATGCTCATCATTGTGTCTAGTGTCATGTATTATGTAGAGCATCCGGCTCAGCCCGACAAGTTTTCGAGTATTCCGGCAACGATGTGGTGGGGTGTTTCGGCCATGACCACCGTTGGCTATGGCGATATTCATCCGATAACCCCGCTGGGTAAATTGTTAGGCGGTATTGCGGCCATTATGGGTATTGGCTTGTTTGCTCTCCCGACCGGTATTCTGGTATCGGGCTTCAATGAGCACATTCGGGTACAGAAAAAACCGAAGATAACCTATTGCCCTCATTGCGGTAAAGAGATTTCAGCGTCTCCGAATTAA
- a CDS encoding carbohydrate ABC transporter permease codes for MNALLRYLLLSLAALSFVYPFIWMVSASLSSESGLGDVLLWPVGFTWENYVTVFTKIPLDRAFLNSSLVAILTTGLVLISGAMVGYALARLEFFGRNLIFYLIIFTMTLPFQITLIPNYITIVKFGWIDTYLALIVPFALNSLSVLLFRQAFQALPQALIDAARMDGAGELRIIFQILIPNCLPTVLTITILTFMGLWNEALWPLIVIRNESTMTMPQLVTLFSVGGRAEGQLGVKIAAAVILAIPIVLLYLFFQKHFIRSMASSGLKD; via the coding sequence ATGAACGCTCTACTACGCTACCTACTGCTTTCGCTGGCGGCATTGTCGTTTGTTTATCCATTTATCTGGATGGTAAGCGCATCGCTGTCGTCAGAAAGTGGGCTCGGCGACGTGTTGTTGTGGCCGGTTGGTTTTACGTGGGAGAACTACGTAACCGTTTTTACGAAAATTCCGCTCGACCGGGCGTTTCTGAACAGTTCGCTGGTTGCCATACTGACCACTGGCCTGGTGCTTATATCGGGCGCGATGGTTGGCTATGCGCTGGCGCGTCTTGAATTTTTTGGGCGAAATCTGATTTTTTACCTGATTATTTTCACCATGACGCTGCCTTTCCAGATTACACTGATTCCTAACTACATTACTATCGTAAAGTTTGGCTGGATCGATACCTACCTGGCGCTCATCGTTCCCTTTGCGCTTAATTCGTTGTCGGTTCTGTTGTTTCGGCAGGCCTTTCAGGCATTGCCACAAGCGCTAATCGATGCGGCCCGAATGGATGGCGCTGGTGAGCTGAGAATTATTTTTCAGATACTCATACCCAACTGCCTGCCTACCGTTCTGACCATTACCATTCTGACATTTATGGGTTTGTGGAACGAAGCGCTCTGGCCATTGATTGTTATCCGAAACGAATCTACTATGACAATGCCCCAGTTGGTAACGTTGTTTTCGGTAGGAGGTCGGGCCGAAGGACAATTGGGGGTTAAAATTGCCGCTGCTGTTATTCTGGCTATACCAATCGTGCTATTATATCTGTTTTTTCAGAAACACTTTATTCGAAGCATGGCGTCTTCGGGTTTGAAAGACTAA
- a CDS encoding sugar ABC transporter permease produces the protein MKKWTPYLLVSPYILHFLVFVAFPVVFSIVLTFHRWNIISPMQYVGLANYEHLLNDRLFWQAVWNTLRFLMVHIPLQIAIALTLAELLNRTIRGVAFFRAAFFLPVIISGVVVTILWQQLLSFNSGVLNRMLTALALGRIAWLDDPDIAMYSIAVMATWKNVGLYTILFLVGLQSVPIQYYEAAELEGATRWQQFRYITFPMINPTIFTVVVLSTIGGFSLFVEPYIMTEGGPMNTTLSAVMYIYKQAFQYYHMGYSATLGFCFALIILFVVIIQRRYVEQEV, from the coding sequence ATGAAAAAGTGGACACCTTATCTGCTTGTTTCGCCCTACATTTTGCACTTTTTAGTGTTTGTAGCGTTTCCGGTAGTTTTTTCAATTGTGCTGACGTTTCATCGCTGGAACATCATTTCGCCGATGCAATATGTAGGGCTTGCTAACTATGAGCACCTGCTGAATGATCGGTTGTTCTGGCAGGCGGTTTGGAATACTCTTCGGTTTTTGATGGTGCATATTCCGCTGCAAATTGCAATTGCTCTTACATTGGCCGAATTGCTAAACCGAACTATTCGGGGAGTTGCGTTTTTTCGGGCAGCGTTTTTTCTGCCTGTTATTATTTCGGGCGTTGTCGTTACAATTTTATGGCAGCAACTGTTAAGTTTCAACTCGGGAGTGCTGAACCGGATGCTTACTGCTCTGGCGCTGGGACGGATAGCCTGGCTCGATGATCCCGACATAGCCATGTACTCGATTGCGGTAATGGCTACCTGGAAAAACGTCGGATTATATACTATTCTGTTTCTGGTTGGGCTGCAATCGGTACCCATACAATACTACGAAGCCGCTGAGCTGGAAGGGGCTACCCGCTGGCAACAGTTTCGATACATAACCTTCCCGATGATCAATCCCACTATTTTTACGGTGGTTGTTCTCTCTACAATCGGTGGGTTTTCGCTTTTTGTGGAACCATATATTATGACCGAAGGAGGGCCAATGAACACAACCCTTTCGGCCGTGATGTACATTTATAAACAGGCATTTCAATACTACCACATGGGCTATTCGGCTACGCTGGGTTTTTGTTTTGCTCTCATTATTTTGTTTGTCGTAATCATTCAGCGCCGATATGTTGAACAGGAAGTGTGA
- a CDS encoding extracellular solute-binding protein encodes MRLDWKIIRGYQLGLWCLLLVGCTHKVDSDRPLTFWCSNNAGEITFAKEFTTRWQKQHPGKPLRYQPIPEGQSSEEIILASVVGKTTPDIYANMWQGNVEMYAKAGVLIPLDTLDGFLDFIKLRCDSAVVREITSSDGHIYQVPWKVNPIMLFCNTRSLQQWHTPTPPYVYADYLKAGQEFKQDKNGDGYVDQWLGYTEVKAIWYQRLFNFYPLYLAASNGAPLIKKTADGTMEAAFDNQYAIEVFRFLQTLYKNDYFAKERLSATRDPFLAQRIATQFTGPWTVEFLDKFKDPGFEYGIYSMPVPGNHTGPVYTYGDPKNIVIFNTCPNPQLAWEFVKTLVDKSGDLRLMELTGQFPRRKEIDTDPYFAGFLARNPRLKPFAQQTRYIKGVDNCELIVEVFDIISQEYEACVIFNKKTPEAAIHDAAKAVNVLLKSE; translated from the coding sequence ATGCGCCTGGATTGGAAAATAATACGTGGTTATCAACTGGGCCTTTGGTGTCTTCTTCTTGTTGGATGCACCCATAAGGTTGATTCGGACCGTCCGCTAACATTCTGGTGTTCGAACAACGCCGGGGAGATCACATTTGCAAAGGAGTTTACAACTCGCTGGCAAAAGCAGCACCCTGGCAAACCGTTGCGGTATCAGCCAATTCCCGAAGGGCAGTCGAGCGAAGAGATTATTCTGGCGTCGGTAGTTGGTAAAACCACGCCCGATATTTATGCCAATATGTGGCAGGGAAATGTGGAAATGTATGCCAAAGCAGGTGTGCTGATACCGCTGGATACGCTGGATGGCTTTCTGGATTTTATAAAGTTGCGTTGCGATAGTGCTGTAGTCCGGGAAATTACATCGTCGGATGGGCATATTTATCAGGTGCCGTGGAAAGTGAATCCGATTATGCTATTCTGCAACACACGCTCTCTCCAGCAGTGGCATACACCAACTCCACCCTATGTTTATGCCGATTACCTGAAAGCGGGCCAAGAGTTTAAGCAGGACAAAAATGGTGACGGCTATGTTGATCAATGGCTCGGCTATACCGAAGTGAAGGCAATCTGGTATCAGCGGTTGTTTAACTTTTATCCGCTCTATCTGGCCGCTTCGAACGGTGCTCCATTAATTAAAAAGACTGCCGATGGAACAATGGAGGCCGCTTTCGACAATCAATATGCCATTGAGGTGTTCCGGTTTTTGCAAACACTCTACAAAAACGACTATTTTGCCAAAGAACGCCTGTCGGCTACCCGCGACCCATTTCTGGCGCAGCGTATTGCTACCCAGTTTACGGGCCCCTGGACCGTTGAGTTTCTCGATAAATTTAAAGATCCGGGTTTCGAATATGGTATATACAGTATGCCTGTTCCCGGCAATCATACAGGACCTGTTTATACCTATGGCGATCCGAAAAATATTGTCATTTTCAACACCTGCCCCAATCCGCAGCTTGCCTGGGAGTTTGTGAAAACACTGGTCGACAAATCTGGCGACTTACGGCTGATGGAGCTGACAGGGCAGTTTCCGCGTCGGAAAGAAATTGATACCGATCCTTATTTTGCTGGTTTTCTGGCCAGGAATCCACGGTTGAAGCCATTTGCGCAACAGACGCGCTATATCAAAGGTGTAGATAACTGCGAACTGATTGTGGAAGTATTCGATATTATCTCCCAGGAGTACGAAGCCTGTGTCATATTCAACAAAAAAACGCCCGAAGCGGCCATCCACGATGCCGCCAAAGCGGTAAACGTATTATTAAAGAGTGAATGA